One region of Intestinimonas massiliensis (ex Afouda et al. 2020) genomic DNA includes:
- a CDS encoding ABC transporter ATP-binding protein, translated as MIQLFKYLKDAGWTVGLIVLLLIVQAWCDLSLPTYTSDIVDVGIQQGGIAYAVPYRMRGETLRELEAYMTPDQIAVLEGAYTQEADGSYTLADRSTEELERLEGLLEKPILALSRLQAISETYGLEPPERAPSGGPDPGSGLALLEALPQETETLSRQKTVLFVRQEYQALGMDLGAIQTRYLLATGGRMLALSLVMVAAAILTGLLASRAAARIGMNLRRRVFEKVVSFGSAEIDRFSTASLITRSTNDIQQIQMVAVLLLRMVLYAPIVGIGGILMVSTTRTGMGWIIGVAVGAVLAVVVALMALALPRFRKMQVLVDRLNLVSREILTGLSVIRAFSREKHEEQRFDQASTDLMRTQLFTSRCMTFMMPAMMMIMNCVSVLIVWNGAHGADLGTMQVGDMMAFITYTMIIIMAFLMISMIAVFLPRAGVAAARIDEVLRTQPTVRDRVQTADDSRADWRGAVAFEDVSFRYPDAEADVLEHITFTAEPGKTTAIIGSTGSGKSTLINLIPRFFDVSEGRITLDGVDIRDLSQHKLRALMGYVPQKGVLFSGDIASNLKFGGADISDADMRRAAEVAQAAEFIDAKPEGYHSPIAQGGTNVSGGQKQRLSIARAIAKRPKVLLFDDSFSALDYKTDVVLRRALARQTADAAVIIVAQRISTILHADQIVVLDEGKVAGIGDHETLMKTCKTYQEIARSQLSEAELGGAGA; from the coding sequence ATGATCCAATTGTTCAAGTACCTGAAGGACGCCGGGTGGACGGTGGGGCTCATCGTCCTGCTGCTCATCGTGCAGGCCTGGTGCGACCTGTCTCTGCCCACCTACACGTCGGACATTGTGGACGTGGGCATCCAGCAGGGGGGCATCGCCTACGCCGTGCCCTACCGGATGCGGGGGGAGACGCTGCGGGAGCTGGAAGCCTATATGACCCCGGACCAGATTGCTGTGCTGGAGGGGGCCTACACCCAAGAGGCCGACGGCAGCTACACCCTGGCGGATCGGAGCACCGAGGAGCTCGAGCGGCTGGAGGGCCTTCTGGAAAAGCCCATTCTGGCGCTGTCCAGGCTCCAGGCCATCAGCGAAACATACGGCCTGGAGCCGCCGGAGCGGGCCCCTTCCGGCGGGCCGGACCCGGGCTCGGGCCTGGCGCTTCTGGAGGCGCTGCCCCAGGAGACCGAGACCCTGAGCCGGCAGAAAACGGTGCTCTTTGTGCGGCAGGAGTACCAGGCCCTGGGCATGGACCTGGGCGCCATCCAGACCCGGTATCTGCTGGCCACCGGGGGACGGATGCTGGCCCTCTCCCTGGTGATGGTGGCTGCCGCCATCCTGACGGGCCTGCTGGCCTCCCGGGCGGCGGCCCGCATCGGCATGAATCTGCGCCGGCGGGTGTTTGAGAAGGTGGTCTCCTTCGGCAGCGCCGAGATTGACCGCTTCTCCACCGCCTCCCTCATCACCCGCTCCACCAACGACATCCAGCAGATCCAGATGGTGGCTGTCCTACTGCTGCGCATGGTGCTTTACGCTCCCATTGTGGGCATCGGCGGCATCCTCATGGTCTCCACCACCCGCACCGGCATGGGCTGGATCATCGGGGTGGCCGTGGGGGCCGTTCTGGCTGTGGTGGTGGCGCTGATGGCCCTGGCCCTGCCCCGGTTCCGGAAGATGCAGGTGCTGGTGGACCGGCTCAACCTGGTCAGCCGGGAGATCCTCACCGGCCTGAGCGTGATCCGGGCCTTCTCCCGGGAGAAGCACGAGGAGCAGCGCTTCGACCAGGCCAGCACGGACCTGATGCGGACCCAGCTCTTCACCAGTCGGTGCATGACCTTCATGATGCCCGCCATGATGATGATCATGAATTGCGTCAGTGTGCTCATCGTCTGGAACGGTGCCCACGGGGCCGATCTGGGCACCATGCAGGTGGGGGACATGATGGCCTTTATCACGTATACGATGATCATCATCATGGCCTTCCTGATGATTTCCATGATCGCCGTCTTCCTGCCCCGGGCAGGGGTGGCCGCCGCGCGCATCGACGAGGTCCTGCGTACCCAGCCCACCGTCCGGGACCGGGTGCAGACCGCAGACGACAGCCGCGCCGACTGGCGCGGCGCGGTGGCCTTTGAGGACGTATCCTTCCGCTACCCGGACGCCGAGGCGGACGTGTTGGAACACATCACCTTTACCGCCGAGCCCGGCAAGACCACCGCCATCATTGGCTCCACCGGCAGCGGCAAATCCACCCTCATCAACCTGATCCCCCGGTTCTTCGACGTGAGCGAGGGCCGCATCACCCTGGACGGGGTAGACATCCGAGATCTGAGCCAGCACAAGCTGCGCGCGCTGATGGGCTATGTGCCCCAGAAGGGGGTCCTGTTCTCTGGGGACATCGCCTCCAACCTGAAGTTCGGCGGGGCGGACATCAGCGACGCGGACATGCGCCGGGCCGCTGAGGTGGCCCAGGCCGCCGAGTTCATCGACGCCAAGCCGGAGGGCTACCACAGTCCCATCGCCCAGGGGGGCACCAACGTGTCCGGCGGGCAGAAGCAGCGGCTCTCCATCGCCCGGGCTATCGCCAAGCGGCCCAAGGTGCTCCTCTTTGACGACTCCTTCTCCGCCCTGGACTACAAGACCGACGTGGTCCTCCGCCGGGCTCTGGCCCGGCAGACGGCGGACGCCGCCGTCATCATCGTGGCCCAGCGCATTTCCACCATCCTCCACGCCGACCAGATCGTGGTGCTAGACGAGGGGAAGGTGGCCGGCATCGGGGACCATGAGACCCTGATGAAAACCTGCAAGACCTATCAGGAGATTGCGCGCTCGCAGCTCTCCGAGGCAGAATTGGGAGGTGCGGGCGCATGA
- a CDS encoding MarR family winged helix-turn-helix transcriptional regulator, protein MEITELQEAFIRTIHRFRQDRSWHWAGGGLTRAEFYALSQIREHMQSHPGDRGVYVSALAGRMRVSPPAVSRMLRGLEQRGLVDRAVDRIDRRNTYVMLTPAGEAARADTIRELDGYTRRVLERMGREDMETLIRLWNRLADVMTEERAKENTP, encoded by the coding sequence TTGGAGATCACAGAGCTCCAGGAGGCCTTTATCCGGACCATCCACCGCTTCCGGCAGGACCGAAGCTGGCACTGGGCCGGCGGCGGGCTGACCCGGGCGGAATTTTACGCGCTGTCCCAGATTCGCGAGCATATGCAGAGCCACCCGGGGGACCGGGGGGTGTATGTGTCGGCGCTGGCGGGACGGATGCGGGTGTCGCCGCCGGCGGTGTCCCGGATGCTGCGGGGCCTGGAACAGCGGGGCCTGGTGGACCGGGCGGTGGACCGGATCGACCGGCGCAACACCTATGTGATGCTCACGCCGGCAGGAGAGGCCGCCCGGGCGGACACCATCCGCGAGCTGGACGGCTACACCCGCCGGGTGCTGGAGCGCATGGGCCGGGAGGATATGGAGACCCTCATCCGCCTGTGGAACCGCCTAGCCGACGTCATGACCGAAGAACGGGCAAAGGAGAACACGCCATGA
- a CDS encoding translation factor GTPase family protein, translating to MKKLAVGILAHVDAGKTTLSEALLYHSGRLKKLGRVDHQDAFLDTEPLERERGITIFSKQAVLPLEGVEVTLLDTPGHVDFSAEMERTLQVLDCAILVVSGTDGVQGHTLTLWRLLERYGIPTFLFVNKMDLAGADRGRLLAELRGRLGEGCVDFGPGRDREALLEDVAMCDEVALNGYLDRGTIADEQIAALTAGRKLFPCWFGSALKLEGVEELLRGLERYAPRPVRPAEFGAKVYKIARDAQGVRLTYLKVTGGSLRVKSLLTNRRPGLREDQAWEEKADQIRIYSGARFQTAEEVPAGTVCAVAGLSHTRPGQGLGSAWASEPPVLEPVLTYQVLLPEGCDVHGVLGRLRLLEEEDPQLHIAWNEQLREIHIQLMGEVQLEILRRLIADRFGLEVGFGPGNIVYRETIAAPVEGVGHYEPLRHYAEVHLLLEPGERGSGLHFASRCPEDALDRSWQRLILTHLEEKEHVGVLTGAPVTDLKITLTAGRAHQKHTEGGDFRQATYRAVRQGLMEAESILLEPWYDFRLEVPAESVGRGLSDVQRMGGDASPPEILGQDALLTGAAPVAGMRDYAREVAAYTRGRGRLFCTLKGYEPCREQERVVAESGYDPRRDLDNPADSVFCDHGAGFAVPWNQVKARAHVDSGLRLGETGPEGEKPAPAQRRTYADSLARDKELQAIFERTYGKVEPRAFQPAKKPARTSLDGEHYAIQARQAGPEYLLVDGYNIIFAWDELQTVARDSLDAARQLLMDLLSNYQGFRRCEVILVFDAYKVPRSLGEVVKYHNIYVVYTKEAETADAYIEKTTYELGKKHRVRVATSDGAEQLIILGHGALRLSAGAFKAEVEQVEGQISAVLARNNRREKSRTVESALHRAAERRDGERGGG from the coding sequence ATGAAAAAACTGGCCGTAGGGATATTGGCCCATGTAGATGCGGGAAAGACCACCCTGTCGGAGGCCCTGCTCTACCACAGCGGGCGGCTGAAAAAGCTGGGGCGGGTGGATCACCAGGACGCCTTTCTGGACACCGAACCGCTGGAGCGGGAGCGGGGCATCACCATCTTTTCCAAACAGGCGGTGCTCCCCCTGGAGGGGGTGGAGGTCACCCTGCTGGACACGCCGGGGCACGTGGATTTCTCCGCCGAGATGGAGCGCACCCTCCAGGTGCTGGACTGCGCCATTCTGGTGGTCAGCGGCACCGACGGGGTACAGGGGCACACCCTCACCCTGTGGCGGCTGCTGGAGCGCTATGGCATCCCCACCTTCCTGTTCGTCAACAAAATGGACCTGGCGGGTGCGGATCGGGGCCGACTGCTGGCCGAGCTGCGGGGGCGGTTGGGGGAGGGCTGCGTGGATTTCGGGCCGGGGCGGGACCGGGAGGCCCTGCTGGAAGACGTGGCCATGTGCGACGAGGTCGCCCTGAACGGCTACCTGGACCGGGGGACGATAGCGGATGAGCAGATCGCCGCCCTGACGGCCGGGCGGAAGCTCTTCCCCTGCTGGTTTGGCTCGGCCCTGAAGCTGGAGGGGGTGGAGGAACTTCTCCGGGGGCTGGAGCGGTACGCCCCTAGACCGGTCCGTCCGGCGGAGTTCGGGGCCAAGGTCTACAAGATCGCCCGGGACGCCCAGGGTGTGCGGCTGACCTATCTCAAGGTTACAGGGGGCAGTCTGCGGGTCAAGAGCCTGCTGACCAACCGGCGGCCCGGCCTGCGCGAGGACCAGGCCTGGGAAGAGAAGGCGGACCAGATCCGCATCTACTCCGGGGCGCGGTTCCAGACGGCGGAGGAGGTCCCGGCGGGGACGGTGTGCGCCGTGGCCGGCCTGAGTCACACCCGGCCCGGACAGGGACTGGGCAGCGCCTGGGCCTCCGAGCCTCCGGTGCTGGAGCCGGTGCTGACCTATCAGGTGCTGCTGCCCGAGGGGTGTGACGTCCACGGAGTGCTGGGCCGGCTGCGGCTGCTGGAGGAGGAGGACCCCCAGCTCCACATCGCCTGGAACGAGCAGCTCCGGGAGATCCATATTCAGCTCATGGGCGAGGTGCAGCTGGAGATCCTCCGGCGGCTGATCGCCGATCGCTTTGGGCTGGAGGTGGGCTTCGGCCCGGGGAACATCGTCTACCGGGAGACCATCGCCGCCCCGGTGGAGGGCGTGGGCCACTATGAACCCCTGCGGCACTATGCCGAGGTCCACCTGCTGCTGGAGCCGGGGGAGCGGGGCAGCGGTCTGCACTTCGCCTCCCGGTGCCCGGAGGACGCGCTGGACCGTAGCTGGCAGCGGCTGATTCTCACCCACCTGGAGGAAAAGGAGCATGTGGGGGTGCTCACCGGCGCACCCGTCACCGACCTGAAGATCACACTGACGGCGGGGCGGGCCCACCAGAAGCACACCGAGGGGGGCGATTTCCGCCAGGCCACCTATCGGGCGGTGCGGCAGGGCCTGATGGAGGCCGAGAGTATCCTGCTGGAGCCATGGTACGACTTCCGGCTGGAGGTCCCCGCCGAGAGCGTGGGCCGGGGGCTGTCCGACGTGCAGCGGATGGGGGGCGACGCCTCGCCCCCCGAGATCCTGGGTCAGGACGCTCTGCTCACCGGCGCGGCGCCGGTGGCGGGGATGCGGGACTACGCCCGGGAGGTGGCGGCCTACACCCGGGGCCGGGGACGGCTGTTTTGCACCCTGAAGGGGTACGAGCCCTGCCGGGAACAGGAGCGGGTCGTGGCGGAGTCCGGCTACGACCCCCGGCGGGACCTGGACAATCCGGCGGACTCGGTGTTCTGCGATCACGGGGCGGGCTTCGCCGTCCCCTGGAACCAGGTGAAGGCCCGTGCCCATGTGGACAGCGGCCTGCGGCTGGGAGAAACAGGGCCGGAGGGGGAAAAACCTGCCCCGGCGCAGCGGAGGACCTATGCCGATTCCCTGGCCCGGGACAAGGAGCTCCAGGCCATCTTTGAGCGGACTTACGGAAAGGTGGAGCCCCGGGCCTTCCAGCCCGCCAAAAAGCCCGCCCGCACCAGCCTGGACGGGGAGCATTACGCCATCCAGGCCCGCCAGGCGGGGCCGGAGTACCTGCTGGTGGATGGGTACAACATCATCTTCGCCTGGGATGAGCTCCAGACTGTGGCCCGGGACAGCCTGGACGCCGCCCGGCAGCTTTTAATGGACCTGCTGAGCAACTATCAGGGTTTTCGCAGGTGCGAGGTGATCCTGGTCTTTGACGCCTATAAGGTGCCCCGCAGCCTGGGAGAGGTGGTGAAATACCACAACATCTACGTGGTCTACACCAAGGAGGCCGAGACCGCCGACGCCTACATTGAAAAGACCACCTACGAGCTGGGAAAAAAGCACCGGGTGCGGGTGGCCACCTCCGACGGGGCCGAGCAGCTCATCATCCTGGGCCATGGGGCCCTGCGCCTGTCGGCCGGCGCCTTCAAGGCGGAGGTGGAACAGGTGGAGGGGCAGATCTCCGCCGTCCTGGCCCGGAACAACCGCCGGGAGAAGTCCCGGACGGTGGAGTCCGCCTTGCACCGGGCGGCCGAGCGGCGGGACGGAGAGCGGGGCGGCGGCTGA
- a CDS encoding peroxiredoxin: protein MNESCLNIGDQAPAFTAATTFGPVSLSDYQGKWVILFSHPGDFTPVCTTEFIAFAKAQPQFEALNAQLLGLSIDSSASHLAWVYAIYAATGVQVPFPVIADRDGSIARLYGMIAPNASTQETVRNVFFIDPEQTVRAILVYPLTNGRSIPEILRLLAALQATDQDHVVTPANWQPGQPAMVPPPKTYEGLLERQAKPNPQGLECRDWYLCYRQMPPTQD from the coding sequence ATGAACGAATCATGCTTAAATATCGGGGACCAGGCCCCTGCGTTTACCGCAGCCACCACCTTTGGGCCGGTCAGCCTCAGCGATTACCAGGGGAAATGGGTGATCCTTTTCTCTCATCCCGGCGACTTCACGCCGGTCTGCACCACAGAATTCATTGCATTTGCCAAGGCGCAGCCACAGTTCGAGGCCCTCAACGCGCAGCTGCTGGGTCTGAGCATCGACAGCTCGGCCTCTCATCTGGCCTGGGTGTACGCCATCTACGCCGCCACAGGGGTCCAGGTCCCCTTTCCGGTCATTGCCGACCGGGATGGGAGCATCGCCCGTCTGTACGGAATGATCGCCCCCAACGCCAGCACGCAGGAAACGGTCCGGAATGTATTCTTCATCGACCCGGAGCAGACCGTGCGCGCCATTCTCGTCTATCCCCTCACCAACGGGCGCAGCATCCCGGAGATCCTGCGTCTATTGGCCGCGCTTCAGGCCACGGATCAAGATCACGTGGTCACCCCCGCAAACTGGCAGCCGGGCCAGCCTGCCATGGTTCCTCCCCCCAAGACCTACGAGGGGCTCTTGGAGCGGCAGGCCAAGCCCAATCCTCAGGGCCTGGAGTGCCGGGACTGGTATCTGTGTTACCGGCAGATGCCGCCGACCCAGGACTAG
- a CDS encoding GNAT family N-acetyltransferase has translation MDFQHEKGRIFALDADGKLLAEVTFPAENGVATITHTFVDDSLRGQGVASQILAEAAEQIRASGLRMNATCHVAAKWIAKHTEFSDLTTAP, from the coding sequence ATGGATTTCCAGCATGAGAAAGGCCGTATTTTTGCGCTTGATGCAGACGGCAAGCTTCTGGCAGAGGTGACGTTCCCGGCTGAAAACGGCGTGGCCACGATCACGCATACCTTTGTGGACGACTCCCTCCGCGGTCAGGGCGTGGCATCTCAAATTCTGGCAGAGGCCGCCGAGCAGATCCGCGCCTCTGGACTGCGCATGAACGCGACCTGCCACGTCGCCGCCAAGTGGATCGCCAAGCATACGGAGTTCTCCGATCTGACCACCGCCCCCTGA
- the vanR gene encoding VanR-ABDEGLN family response regulator transcription factor, producing MDANILVVDDEPEIADLVEVYLKSEGFTVFTCGTAAEALTCVRDNRLDLAILDVMLPDMSGFTLCGEIRREHRFPVLMLTAKVGDMDKIMGLTIGADDYITKPFNPLELVARVKAQLRRYTRYNGTDKAESDVIDFNGLVINRGTHECWLYDKELTLTPIEFDILWMLCENRGQVISAERLFETVWGEKYLDRNNTVMVHIRRLREKMGEPSRNPRFIKTVWGVGYKVD from the coding sequence ATGGACGCCAACATTCTGGTCGTGGACGACGAGCCGGAGATTGCCGATCTGGTGGAGGTCTATCTGAAAAGCGAGGGCTTTACCGTCTTTACCTGTGGCACGGCGGCGGAGGCCCTGACCTGTGTGCGGGACAACCGGCTGGACCTGGCCATTCTGGACGTAATGCTGCCGGACATGTCGGGCTTCACCCTGTGCGGGGAGATCCGCCGGGAGCACCGCTTTCCGGTGCTCATGCTCACCGCCAAGGTGGGGGACATGGACAAGATCATGGGACTGACCATCGGCGCAGACGACTATATCACCAAGCCCTTCAATCCCCTGGAGCTGGTGGCCCGGGTCAAGGCCCAGCTCCGGCGGTACACCCGCTACAATGGGACGGACAAGGCGGAAAGCGACGTCATCGACTTCAACGGGCTGGTCATTAACCGAGGCACTCACGAGTGCTGGCTCTATGACAAGGAACTGACCCTTACCCCCATCGAGTTCGATATCCTGTGGATGCTGTGTGAGAACCGGGGACAGGTCATCTCGGCCGAGCGGCTGTTTGAGACCGTGTGGGGGGAGAAGTACCTGGACCGGAACAACACCGTTATGGTCCACATCCGCCGCCTGCGGGAGAAGATGGGGGAGCCCAGCCGAAATCCCCGGTTCATCAAAACCGTATGGGGTGTGGGGTATAAGGTTGACTGA
- a CDS encoding phosphoribosylformylglycinamidine synthase, with product MVFRCFVEKKPGFDGAARALCRELTEQLGVRGLERVRVLNRYDVEGVDAAVYAAARTAVFSEPQVDAIWDETMPPVEGPHALTAVEALPGQYDQRADSAAQCIQLMTGGDRPAVAAAAVYVLLGQVPDADLEKVKKYLINPVESREASLDKPATLTQIYPVPGDVPVLEGFRARTEEALGEILEQYGLAMDRNDLKFFQDYMRDEEGRDPTVTELRLVDTYWSDHCRHTTFATHLDRVEIEAPAVRAAYERYLAARVEVYGPEKAARRPQTLMDLATIGTKTLKKRGLLPELDESEEINACSIHVPAVVDGQEQDWLLMFKNETHNHPTEIEPFGGAATCIGGCIRDPLSGRVYVHQAMRVTGGGDPRVPMDQTLEGKLPQRKIAQTAAAGYSSYGNQIGLATGHVAEVYHPGYVAKRLECGAVVGAAPADHVVREEPAPGDVVILLGGRTGRDGIGGATGSSKSHDRKSLDTMASEVQKGNAPEERKIQRLFRRGDVTRLIKRCNDFGAGGVSVAIGELADGLSIDLDAVHKKYDGLDGTELAISESQERMAVVVAAADADRFIAAAQAENLEAYPVAVVTENPRMVMRWRGKVVADLSRAFLSSNGAVKHAQVAVAKPDPAAGARNRCRSLRELAGSLECASRRGLTERFDGSIGAGSVLMPFGGRSQRTPAQAMAALFPVEPGRETEQASVMAWAFDPDQMCADPYAGAHSAVYTSVAKLVAAGADYRKAYLSLQEFFEKLRDEPARWGKPFAALLGALDAQLELGAAAIGGKDSMSGSFLDLDVPPTLISFAIAPVKAGEVLSPEFKEAGHGVYIFGSGEPNACKASWAYFHELCHHGRVKAAWAVEHGLAEAVMKMSFGNGVGFAAEDPAKAPIWYVPMPGVIVAEVEGEPDSAQCTRIGATMAEPVVTIGGDSAPIDALLTLNEGVLEEVYPTRTGAKGAVEAISWDRRSPAVCKSRIARPKAVIPVFPGTNCEYDTAQACLRAGMEPEIVVVRNLTGDLLAQSAQALETAIRSAQLVVLPGGFSGGDEPDGSAKFICSFFRNPRLTDAVHDLLKNRDGLMLGICNGFQALVKLGLAPYGEIRPMEESCPTLTFNDIGRHQSRYVTTRVASVNSPWMLKSQVGDLHAIPISHGEGKFVCPGDLLRELIAHGQVATQYVDAQGQPSMDIDANPNGSVGAVEGIFSPDGRVFGKMGHSERRGDFVAKNIPGDKFQPIFESGAAYFQ from the coding sequence ATGGTATTCCGCTGCTTTGTGGAAAAAAAGCCCGGATTTGACGGTGCGGCCCGGGCCCTGTGCCGGGAGCTGACCGAACAGTTGGGCGTGCGGGGCTTGGAGCGGGTCCGGGTCCTGAACCGCTATGATGTGGAGGGCGTCGATGCCGCCGTCTACGCCGCCGCCCGGACCGCCGTGTTTTCCGAGCCTCAGGTGGACGCGATCTGGGACGAGACCATGCCCCCGGTGGAGGGGCCCCACGCCCTGACGGCGGTGGAGGCGCTGCCCGGACAGTACGACCAGCGGGCGGACTCGGCGGCCCAGTGCATCCAGCTCATGACCGGCGGGGACCGGCCGGCGGTGGCCGCCGCCGCCGTGTACGTCCTGCTGGGGCAGGTGCCGGACGCCGACCTGGAGAAGGTGAAGAAGTACCTCATCAACCCGGTGGAGAGCCGGGAAGCCTCTCTGGATAAGCCGGCCACCCTGACCCAGATCTATCCCGTGCCCGGCGACGTGCCGGTGCTGGAGGGCTTCCGCGCCCGGACGGAGGAGGCGCTGGGGGAGATTCTGGAGCAATACGGCCTGGCCATGGACCGAAATGATCTGAAATTTTTCCAGGACTATATGCGGGACGAAGAGGGCCGGGACCCCACCGTCACCGAGCTGCGGCTGGTGGACACCTACTGGTCCGACCACTGCCGCCACACCACCTTCGCCACCCACCTGGACCGGGTGGAGATCGAAGCCCCTGCCGTCCGGGCCGCCTATGAGCGGTATCTGGCCGCCCGGGTGGAGGTCTACGGCCCCGAGAAGGCCGCCCGGCGGCCCCAGACCCTGATGGACCTGGCCACCATCGGCACCAAGACCCTGAAAAAGCGGGGCCTGCTCCCCGAGCTGGACGAAAGCGAGGAGATCAACGCCTGCTCCATCCATGTCCCCGCTGTGGTGGACGGTCAGGAGCAGGACTGGCTGCTGATGTTCAAGAACGAGACCCACAACCACCCCACCGAGATCGAGCCCTTCGGCGGCGCGGCCACCTGCATCGGCGGCTGCATCCGGGACCCCCTGTCCGGCCGGGTGTACGTCCACCAGGCCATGCGCGTCACCGGCGGCGGCGATCCCCGGGTCCCCATGGACCAGACGCTGGAGGGCAAGCTGCCCCAGCGCAAGATCGCCCAGACCGCCGCCGCGGGCTACTCCTCCTACGGCAACCAGATTGGCCTGGCCACCGGCCATGTGGCCGAAGTCTACCACCCCGGCTATGTGGCCAAGCGCCTGGAGTGCGGCGCCGTGGTGGGGGCCGCTCCCGCCGACCACGTGGTGCGGGAGGAGCCCGCCCCCGGCGACGTGGTCATCCTTCTGGGCGGCCGCACCGGCCGGGACGGCATCGGGGGAGCCACCGGCTCCTCCAAGAGCCATGACCGGAAGAGCCTGGACACCATGGCCTCCGAGGTGCAGAAGGGCAACGCCCCCGAGGAGCGGAAGATCCAGCGGCTGTTCCGCCGGGGCGACGTGACCCGCCTCATCAAGCGGTGCAACGACTTCGGCGCGGGCGGCGTGTCCGTGGCCATCGGCGAGCTGGCCGACGGCCTGTCCATCGACCTGGACGCCGTGCACAAGAAATACGACGGCCTGGACGGCACCGAGCTGGCCATCTCCGAGTCCCAGGAGCGCATGGCGGTGGTGGTGGCCGCGGCCGACGCCGACCGCTTCATCGCCGCCGCCCAGGCGGAGAACCTGGAGGCCTATCCGGTGGCGGTGGTCACTGAGAACCCCCGGATGGTGATGCGCTGGCGGGGGAAGGTGGTGGCCGACCTGTCCCGGGCCTTCCTGAGCTCCAACGGCGCGGTGAAGCACGCCCAGGTGGCCGTGGCGAAGCCGGACCCCGCCGCCGGGGCGCGGAACCGCTGCCGGAGCCTGCGGGAGCTGGCCGGAAGTCTGGAGTGCGCTTCCCGCCGGGGCCTGACCGAGCGGTTTGACGGCTCCATCGGCGCGGGCAGCGTGCTGATGCCCTTCGGCGGCAGAAGTCAGCGGACCCCCGCCCAGGCCATGGCCGCCCTCTTCCCCGTGGAGCCGGGCAGGGAGACCGAGCAGGCCAGCGTGATGGCCTGGGCCTTTGACCCGGACCAGATGTGCGCCGACCCCTACGCCGGGGCTCACAGCGCGGTCTATACCTCGGTGGCCAAGCTGGTGGCCGCGGGCGCCGACTACCGAAAAGCCTATCTCTCCCTCCAGGAATTCTTTGAAAAGCTGCGGGACGAGCCGGCGCGGTGGGGCAAGCCCTTCGCCGCCCTGCTGGGGGCCCTGGACGCCCAGTTGGAGCTGGGGGCCGCCGCCATCGGCGGTAAGGACTCCATGTCCGGGTCCTTCCTGGACCTGGATGTGCCCCCCACCCTCATCTCCTTTGCCATCGCTCCCGTCAAGGCCGGCGAAGTCCTTTCCCCCGAGTTTAAAGAGGCGGGACACGGGGTCTACATCTTCGGCTCCGGTGAGCCTAACGCCTGCAAGGCATCCTGGGCGTATTTCCACGAGCTGTGCCACCATGGCCGCGTCAAGGCCGCCTGGGCGGTGGAGCACGGCCTGGCGGAGGCTGTGATGAAGATGTCCTTTGGCAACGGCGTGGGTTTTGCCGCCGAGGACCCCGCAAAGGCGCCCATATGGTACGTCCCCATGCCCGGCGTCATTGTGGCCGAGGTGGAGGGAGAGCCGGACAGCGCCCAGTGCACGAGGATCGGTGCCACCATGGCCGAGCCCGTCGTCACCATCGGCGGCGACTCCGCCCCCATCGACGCGCTGCTGACCCTGAACGAGGGGGTGCTGGAGGAGGTCTACCCCACCCGGACCGGGGCCAAGGGGGCGGTGGAGGCCATCTCTTGGGACCGGCGGTCCCCCGCCGTGTGCAAATCCAGGATCGCCCGGCCCAAGGCGGTGATCCCCGTGTTCCCGGGTACCAACTGCGAGTACGACACCGCCCAGGCCTGTCTGCGGGCGGGCATGGAGCCGGAGATCGTGGTGGTGCGCAACCTGACGGGCGACCTGCTGGCCCAGTCGGCCCAGGCGCTGGAGACCGCCATCCGGTCGGCCCAGCTCGTGGTGCTGCCCGGCGGCTTCTCCGGCGGCGACGAGCCCGACGGCTCGGCCAAGTTCATCTGCTCCTTCTTCCGCAACCCCCGGCTTACCGACGCTGTCCACGACCTGCTCAAAAACCGCGACGGCCTGATGCTGGGCATCTGCAACGGCTTCCAGGCCCTGGTCAAGCTGGGCCTGGCGCCCTACGGCGAGATCCGGCCCATGGAGGAGTCCTGTCCCACCCTGACCTTCAACGACATCGGCCGCCACCAGAGCCGCTATGTCACCACCCGGGTGGCCTCGGTCAACTCCCCCTGGATGCTGAAAAGCCAGGTGGGCGATCTCCACGCCATTCCCATCTCCCACGGCGAGGGCAAGTTCGTCTGTCCCGGCGACCTCCTGCGGGAGCTCATTGCCCACGGCCAGGTGGCCACCCAGTATGTGGACGCCCAAGGGCAGCCCTCTATGGACATCGACGCCAACCCTAACGGCTCTGTGGGGGCCGTCGAGGGCATCTTTTCCCCGGATGGCCGGGTCTTCGGCAAGATGGGCCACTCCGAGCGGCGGGGGGATTTTGTGGCAAAAAACATCCCCGGCGATAAGTTCCAGCCCATCTTCGAGTCTGGCGCGGCGTATTTCCAATAA